The proteins below come from a single Kryptolebias marmoratus isolate JLee-2015 linkage group LG12, ASM164957v2, whole genome shotgun sequence genomic window:
- the gprc5ba gene encoding G protein-coupled receptor, class C, group 5, member Ba isoform X1 has product MAFMPVLLLLLTVVLHASGQNLAETETLPTGCGWGLGRPYTLLCDLDSIWGVAVECVAAGGTLAAILLALVLLCRLRHISEGEKRSGVGPILLLLLGIIGLFGLSFAYLIEQDESLCLIRRALWGLLFAVCFSCLLVQGVRLRRLGRERRSPGGCALTGLALGLSAVQGIIAAEWLLLTVLREGRAACQYLPLDFSLACSYVLALLLAAMTAASLALCGKTRQWRCNAIWLLVTCLLSLLLWVAWLGFYLYGNAWLGRSPEWNDPALAIALVAQGWLLLIFHAIPESHICLRPPPQPTAPDYFDTSQNSTRMRETSFDEDIPLSHRQFVENQGYGYNDENTAGLRSGGGGGAGQHNSNTGARPSAPFRSNVYQPTEMTMILNGGAVSTASQSQVPSAPPTYTGRQLW; this is encoded by the exons ATGGCGTTTATGCCTgtccttctgctgctgctgactgttGTTCTTCATGCCAGCGGTCAAAATTTGGCTGAGACTGAGACTCTCCCGACAGGCTGTGGCTGGGGCCTCGGGCGTCCCTACACCCTCCTCTGTGATCTGGACTCCATTTGGGGTGTAGCCGTTGAATGTGTGGCTGCTGGTGGGACGCTGGCTGCCATCTTACTTGCCTTAGTCCTGCTGTGTCGTTTACGTCACATCAGCGAGGGTGAGAAGCGCAGCGGCGTGGGACCCATCCTCCTACTGCTCCTGGGCATCATCGGCTTGTTCGGCCTCAGCTTTGCTTACCTGATTGAGCAGGATGAGTCTCTCTGTCTGATCCGCAGGGCCTTGTGGGGCCTCCTTTTTGCTGTCTGCTTCTCCTGCTTGCTGGTTCAGGGTGTCCGCCTGCGCAGGCTGGGCCGGGAACGTCGAAGCCCTGGTGGTTGCGCGCTCACAGGCCTGGCGCTGGGGTTGAGTGCTGTGCAGGGCATCATCGCTGCTGAGTGGCTACTTCTGACTGTGCTGAGGGAGGGGAGAGCTGCCTGTCAGTACCTGCCTTTGGACTTCTCGTTAGCCTGCAGCTATGTGCTGGCCTTGCTACTGGCGGCAATGACTGCCGCCTCTTTGGCTCTGTGCGGGAAGACACGTCAGTGGCGTTGCAACGCAATCTGGCTCTTGGTGACCTGTTtgctgtctctgctgctgtgggTGGCCTGGCTGGGCTTCTATCTGTATGGCAACGCCTGGCTTGGTAGGTCTCCTGAGTGGAATGACCCGGCTCTGGCAATAGCTTTGGTGGCTCAGGGCTGGCTGCTGCTGATCTTCCATGCCATTCCTGAATCCCACATCTGCTTGAGACCCCCACCTCAACCCACCGCCCCAGACTACTTTGACACGTCCCAGAACTCAACACGAATGAGGGAGACAAGCTTTGACGAAGACATCCCTCTTTCCCACCGGCAGTTTGTGGAGAACCAGGGCTACGGCTACAATGATGAGAACACTGCAG GCTTGAgaagtggtggtggtggtggtgcggGGCAACACAACAGTAACACCGGCGCCAGACCCAGCGCTCCCTTCCGCAGCAACGTCTACCAGCCCACAGAGATGACCATGATCCTGAACGGGGGAGCGGTGAGTACAGCCTCCCAGTCACAG GTGCCCTCCGCCCCTCCCACCTACACGGGAAGGCAGCTGTGGTGA
- the gprc5ba gene encoding G protein-coupled receptor, class C, group 5, member Ba isoform X2, producing MAFMPVLLLLLTVVLHASGQNLAETETLPTGCGWGLGRPYTLLCDLDSIWGVAVECVAAGGTLAAILLALVLLCRLRHISEGEKRSGVGPILLLLLGIIGLFGLSFAYLIEQDESLCLIRRALWGLLFAVCFSCLLVQGVRLRRLGRERRSPGGCALTGLALGLSAVQGIIAAEWLLLTVLREGRAACQYLPLDFSLACSYVLALLLAAMTAASLALCGKTRQWRCNAIWLLVTCLLSLLLWVAWLGFYLYGNAWLGRSPEWNDPALAIALVAQGWLLLIFHAIPESHICLRPPPQPTAPDYFDTSQNSTRMRETSFDEDIPLSHRQFVENQGYGYNDENTAGLRSGGGGGAGQHNSNTGARPSAPFRSNVYQPTEMTMILNGGAVPSAPPTYTGRQLW from the exons ATGGCGTTTATGCCTgtccttctgctgctgctgactgttGTTCTTCATGCCAGCGGTCAAAATTTGGCTGAGACTGAGACTCTCCCGACAGGCTGTGGCTGGGGCCTCGGGCGTCCCTACACCCTCCTCTGTGATCTGGACTCCATTTGGGGTGTAGCCGTTGAATGTGTGGCTGCTGGTGGGACGCTGGCTGCCATCTTACTTGCCTTAGTCCTGCTGTGTCGTTTACGTCACATCAGCGAGGGTGAGAAGCGCAGCGGCGTGGGACCCATCCTCCTACTGCTCCTGGGCATCATCGGCTTGTTCGGCCTCAGCTTTGCTTACCTGATTGAGCAGGATGAGTCTCTCTGTCTGATCCGCAGGGCCTTGTGGGGCCTCCTTTTTGCTGTCTGCTTCTCCTGCTTGCTGGTTCAGGGTGTCCGCCTGCGCAGGCTGGGCCGGGAACGTCGAAGCCCTGGTGGTTGCGCGCTCACAGGCCTGGCGCTGGGGTTGAGTGCTGTGCAGGGCATCATCGCTGCTGAGTGGCTACTTCTGACTGTGCTGAGGGAGGGGAGAGCTGCCTGTCAGTACCTGCCTTTGGACTTCTCGTTAGCCTGCAGCTATGTGCTGGCCTTGCTACTGGCGGCAATGACTGCCGCCTCTTTGGCTCTGTGCGGGAAGACACGTCAGTGGCGTTGCAACGCAATCTGGCTCTTGGTGACCTGTTtgctgtctctgctgctgtgggTGGCCTGGCTGGGCTTCTATCTGTATGGCAACGCCTGGCTTGGTAGGTCTCCTGAGTGGAATGACCCGGCTCTGGCAATAGCTTTGGTGGCTCAGGGCTGGCTGCTGCTGATCTTCCATGCCATTCCTGAATCCCACATCTGCTTGAGACCCCCACCTCAACCCACCGCCCCAGACTACTTTGACACGTCCCAGAACTCAACACGAATGAGGGAGACAAGCTTTGACGAAGACATCCCTCTTTCCCACCGGCAGTTTGTGGAGAACCAGGGCTACGGCTACAATGATGAGAACACTGCAG GCTTGAgaagtggtggtggtggtggtgcggGGCAACACAACAGTAACACCGGCGCCAGACCCAGCGCTCCCTTCCGCAGCAACGTCTACCAGCCCACAGAGATGACCATGATCCTGAACGGGGGAGCG GTGCCCTCCGCCCCTCCCACCTACACGGGAAGGCAGCTGTGGTGA